A single window of bacterium DNA harbors:
- a CDS encoding TVP38/TMEM64 family protein, giving the protein MTYVRWLLTALVITSLIYVFTAFPVGDWLKHELDKISRLGPLGYLWFTLLYILATVAGFPGSILTLGAGAAYGVLIGSVLVSVAATLGAAAAFLVGRYLARSVVERRVAQNPRFRAVDKAVGHKGFKIVFLTRLSPVFPFVLLNYMFGITRVKFSDYVLASFLGMIPGTILYVYLGSIAGSLATGTLPESPVRKVFTFAGLFVTLLVTFYVTKVARTALRGVEGPAS; this is encoded by the coding sequence ATGACTTATGTGAGATGGTTACTCACCGCTCTGGTAATAACCTCCTTAATCTATGTTTTCACGGCATTTCCCGTTGGCGATTGGTTGAAACATGAGCTCGACAAAATCTCCCGGTTGGGTCCACTGGGCTACCTCTGGTTTACCCTGTTGTATATTCTCGCGACCGTCGCCGGATTTCCCGGCTCCATTCTCACACTCGGTGCCGGTGCCGCCTACGGGGTTCTCATCGGCTCCGTCTTGGTTTCCGTCGCCGCCACCCTCGGCGCCGCAGCCGCATTTCTGGTCGGCCGCTATCTTGCCCGCTCCGTCGTCGAACGTCGCGTCGCCCAAAACCCCCGCTTCCGTGCCGTGGACAAAGCCGTCGGCCACAAAGGTTTCAAAATCGTCTTTCTCACCAGACTCTCGCCCGTCTTCCCCTTTGTGCTGCTCAACTACATGTTCGGAATCACGCGCGTTAAATTTTCCGACTACGTTCTCGCGAGCTTCCTCGGCATGATTCCCGGCACAATTCTCTATGTCTATCTCGGCTCCATTGCCGGCTCCCTTGCCACCGGAACTCTCCCGGAGTCGCCCGTGCGCAAAGTGTTTACCTTCGCCGGATTGTTCGTCACCCTGCTTGTCACGTTTTACGTCACCAAAGTCGCGCGCACCGCCCTGCGCGGCGTGGAAGGACCTGCCTCATGA
- a CDS encoding TIGR04283 family arsenosugar biosynthesis glycosyltransferase: MAAARINVTAMPFSESVSVIIPTLNEEKRLPKLLEFLALEQPRPEVIVVDGGSLDHTRDKAEIWADKVLVTGAGRGRQLNLGAEHARGDILWFLHADSEPPRHSVAKILEVMHNRPELSGGAFRLKFDRSSLSLRAIAYGANIRSRVFSMPWGDQGLFVRKPVFMELGGFPDWPVMEDFAFQRKLAKHGKTTLMKEPLVTSARRYEKLGTMKAMAMNFNTLWWYYRGKSAEEMQKKFRPLEEQGGGADV, from the coding sequence ATGGCCGCTGCAAGGATAAATGTCACTGCGATGCCGTTCAGTGAGTCGGTGAGTGTAATCATTCCGACGCTGAACGAGGAGAAGCGGCTGCCGAAGCTGCTGGAGTTTCTGGCGTTGGAGCAGCCGCGTCCGGAGGTGATTGTCGTGGACGGGGGAAGTTTGGACCATACGCGAGACAAGGCGGAGATTTGGGCGGACAAGGTGCTTGTGACGGGTGCGGGACGGGGCAGGCAGTTGAATCTGGGTGCGGAGCATGCACGGGGGGACATATTGTGGTTCTTGCATGCGGACAGCGAGCCGCCGCGGCACAGTGTGGCGAAGATTCTTGAGGTGATGCACAATCGTCCGGAGCTGTCGGGCGGAGCGTTCCGGTTGAAATTCGACCGTTCGAGTTTGAGTTTGCGGGCGATTGCATACGGAGCGAACATCCGGTCGCGAGTGTTTTCGATGCCCTGGGGTGACCAGGGTCTTTTTGTTCGGAAACCGGTGTTCATGGAGTTGGGAGGATTTCCGGATTGGCCGGTAATGGAGGATTTCGCGTTTCAGAGGAAGCTTGCCAAGCACGGCAAGACAACGTTGATGAAAGAGCCGCTGGTCACGTCGGCGCGGCGATATGAGAAGCTGGGCACGATGAAGGCGATGGCGATGAACTTTAACACGCTGTGGTGGTATTACCGGGGAAAGAGCGCGGAGGAGATGCAGAAGAAATTCCGTCCGCTGGAGGAGCAGGGAGGCGGAGCGGATGTGTAG
- a CDS encoding DUF547 domain-containing protein yields MCRLVCMVVLICAQAFAFDHTHSRLQGVYDQYVKDGRVNYSELVKDREDLDAYIESIGEVSFEQYRAFTKNEKLALMINLYNAAAIQLILNHWPVESIQDIGGLFSSPWNKKFVRLFEHEASLGMIEHDILRADFKEPRIHFAIVCAAKGCPTLRQEVYVDMRLNQQLAEQERQFLTQRPDENRIEEGVLHVSPIFKWFKEDFDDNDGVRTLFQMYYPEVKKDTRIEYTNYDWSLNGQ; encoded by the coding sequence ATGTGTAGGCTGGTGTGCATGGTTGTGCTCATCTGCGCGCAGGCGTTTGCATTTGACCATACGCATTCCCGGCTGCAGGGGGTGTATGACCAATATGTGAAAGACGGGCGGGTGAATTATTCGGAGTTGGTGAAGGACAGGGAGGATTTGGACGCATACATTGAGTCTATCGGCGAAGTGAGTTTTGAGCAGTATCGCGCGTTCACGAAGAACGAGAAGCTGGCGCTGATGATCAATCTCTATAACGCAGCGGCGATCCAGCTCATTTTGAATCATTGGCCGGTGGAGAGTATCCAGGATATCGGTGGGTTGTTCTCGAGTCCGTGGAACAAGAAATTCGTGAGACTGTTCGAGCATGAGGCTTCGCTGGGGATGATTGAGCACGACATCCTGCGGGCGGATTTCAAGGAGCCGCGAATCCATTTTGCGATTGTGTGCGCGGCGAAGGGATGTCCGACGCTGCGGCAGGAGGTGTACGTGGATATGAGATTGAATCAGCAGCTGGCCGAGCAGGAGCGGCAGTTTTTGACGCAGCGTCCGGACGAGAATCGAATTGAGGAGGGTGTGCTGCATGTGTCTCCCATCTTCAAGTGGTTCAAGGAGGATTTTGACGACAACGACGGGGTGCGGACGCTGTTTCAGATGTATTATCCGGAGGTGAAGAAGGATACGAGGATTGAGTACACGAATTATGATTGGAGTTTGAACGGGCAATGA
- the arsS gene encoding arsenosugar biosynthesis radical SAM protein ArsS (Some members of this family are selenoproteins.): MKSMLAVKNPLADTREQLRILEENVPWERFERRLAVLGDGKLRASGITTLQVNVGRLCNQTCEHCHVDAGPDRKEVMPREVFEQCLRVLDETQEIGTVDITGGAPELNPHFRWFVEECRVRGRHVMDRCNLTILLTRPQEELAGFLAQHEVEIIASLPCYTQENTDKQRGEGVFQKSITALKLLNSLGYGNGGRLKLNLVYNPGGPSIAPNQSVLQEQYKEILLREHGIVFDELYCITNMPIGRFLDFLLTSGRYEEYMQKLVTAFNPHAAAGVMCKTLISVDWQGYLYDCDFNQMLDLRVNHGMPKHISEWQAGLHTREIVTRNHCYGCTAGAGSSCGGSLA, from the coding sequence ATGAAGAGTATGCTGGCTGTCAAGAATCCGCTTGCGGACACAAGAGAGCAACTGCGCATTCTGGAAGAGAATGTGCCTTGGGAGCGGTTTGAGCGGCGGCTGGCGGTGCTCGGTGACGGGAAGTTGCGGGCGAGCGGGATAACCACGCTGCAGGTCAATGTGGGGAGGCTGTGCAATCAGACGTGCGAACATTGTCATGTGGACGCGGGGCCGGACCGGAAAGAGGTGATGCCGCGGGAGGTATTCGAGCAATGTTTGCGGGTGCTGGATGAGACGCAGGAAATCGGAACGGTGGACATCACGGGCGGCGCGCCGGAGCTGAATCCGCATTTCCGGTGGTTTGTCGAGGAGTGCAGGGTGCGCGGACGGCACGTGATGGACCGATGTAATCTGACGATACTGTTGACACGGCCGCAGGAAGAGCTGGCGGGTTTTCTGGCGCAGCATGAGGTGGAAATCATCGCTTCGCTGCCGTGCTACACACAGGAAAACACAGACAAGCAGCGCGGGGAGGGAGTGTTTCAGAAATCCATCACGGCGCTGAAGCTATTGAACTCACTGGGCTACGGCAATGGGGGGCGGCTGAAGCTGAATCTGGTTTACAATCCGGGAGGACCGTCCATTGCGCCGAACCAGTCTGTGTTGCAGGAGCAATACAAGGAGATATTGCTGCGCGAGCACGGCATCGTGTTTGACGAATTGTATTGCATTACCAATATGCCTATCGGTAGATTTCTGGACTTTCTGCTGACGAGCGGGCGATACGAGGAGTATATGCAGAAGCTGGTGACCGCATTCAATCCGCATGCGGCGGCGGGAGTGATGTGCAAGACGCTGATATCGGTGGACTGGCAAGGGTATTTGTACGATTGTGATTTCAATCAGATGCTTGACTTGCGGGTGAATCACGGCATGCCGAAGCACATTTCGGAGTGGCAGGCGGGATTGCATACACGGGAAATCGTGACGAGAAATCATTGCTACGGCTGCACGGCAGGCGCGGGGAGTTCGTGCGGAGGCAGTCTTGCCTGA
- a CDS encoding TIGR04282 family arsenosugar biosynthesis glycosyltransferase has translation MNTLICLARMPEPGKVKTRIADAAGHARAYEIYVELVKRCRALLESLDDSTEVEVSFAEPFDFVKGQTFFGTRPFFSQQAGGDLGQRMCVAAIRGFQSGARKVVLIGSDCPELPAEYVKQAFRILDEVPVVFGKAKDGGYYLLGMTRVVPELFAELPWSTSELLEQTIARLTEAGIPHGLLPELGDIDTIEDWEEFSRRQATA, from the coding sequence ATGAACACATTGATTTGTCTGGCGAGGATGCCGGAACCGGGGAAGGTGAAAACACGGATTGCCGACGCGGCGGGGCATGCGCGCGCCTATGAAATCTATGTGGAGCTTGTGAAACGGTGCCGGGCGCTGCTGGAGTCGCTGGATGATTCGACCGAGGTGGAAGTGTCGTTTGCGGAGCCGTTTGACTTTGTGAAAGGGCAGACATTTTTCGGGACGCGGCCGTTTTTTTCGCAGCAGGCGGGCGGGGATTTGGGTCAACGGATGTGTGTCGCGGCGATTCGAGGATTTCAAAGCGGTGCGCGCAAGGTGGTGCTGATTGGAAGTGATTGTCCGGAGCTGCCCGCGGAATATGTGAAGCAGGCATTCCGGATTCTGGATGAAGTTCCGGTTGTGTTCGGGAAGGCGAAGGACGGGGGATATTATTTGCTTGGCATGACGCGGGTGGTGCCCGAACTGTTCGCAGAACTGCCGTGGAGCACGAGCGAACTGCTTGAGCAGACGATTGCACGATTGACGGAAGCAGGCATACCGCACGGACTATTGCCTGAGCTTGGTGATATTGATACGATTGAAGACTGGGAGGAGTTCAGCAGGAGACAGGCAACGGCATAA
- a CDS encoding acyltransferase, whose amino-acid sequence MVLGIVQTHPAFGEIARNQKQIEDLMGDRHADLWVLPELALTGYEMRGREESLQLSEELPAGPTTKWLAQLCRDRNCYMVMGMVEREGKKVYNGSVFMGPKGIVGRYRKVHLYDKEVERFDPGDIPFNVYDIGIARVGVMICFDWRFPEVMRTMALRGAQVIAHPSNLVLPFCQAAMVTRTFENNVFAATANRIGVEERDGRKVSFTGRSVIMGTQGELLASGAMTATDVMTVEIDPKLADDKTINKYNDTFGTRRTEFYEM is encoded by the coding sequence ATGGTACTTGGAATTGTGCAAACACACCCCGCATTCGGGGAAATCGCTCGCAATCAAAAGCAAATCGAGGATTTGATGGGTGACCGGCACGCTGATTTATGGGTATTGCCGGAATTGGCATTGACGGGATATGAAATGCGCGGCCGTGAAGAGAGTCTGCAGCTGTCGGAAGAATTGCCGGCGGGGCCGACGACGAAATGGCTGGCGCAACTCTGCCGCGACCGGAACTGCTACATGGTCATGGGAATGGTGGAGCGCGAAGGGAAGAAGGTGTATAACGGTTCCGTCTTCATGGGGCCAAAGGGGATTGTGGGGCGATACCGGAAAGTGCATTTGTATGATAAAGAAGTTGAACGATTCGATCCGGGCGATATTCCGTTCAATGTGTATGATATTGGAATTGCGCGGGTCGGTGTGATGATCTGTTTTGACTGGAGATTTCCGGAGGTGATGCGAACCATGGCGCTGCGAGGAGCGCAGGTCATAGCGCATCCGTCTAATCTCGTGCTGCCGTTCTGTCAGGCGGCGATGGTGACCCGCACGTTTGAGAATAATGTTTTTGCCGCTACAGCGAACCGTATCGGCGTGGAAGAACGCGACGGCCGCAAGGTATCGTTCACCGGACGAAGCGTTATCATGGGCACGCAGGGTGAGCTGCTCGCTTCGGGAGCAATGACGGCAACGGATGTGATGACGGTGGAGATTGATCCGAAGCTTGCGGACGACAAGACGATTAACAAGTACAACGACACATTTGGAACGCGGCGAACCGAGTTTTATGAGATGTAA
- a CDS encoding T9SS type A sorting domain-containing protein, giving the protein MKTLIVLLLSASCACAQFRQLSGSSGSVAGSASSPVLSSTALAGQPVVGDASGGAFGTRGGMMSIFEETVISLDVPEEAVSLPTEFAFEQNYPNPFNPSTTFRFSLPRTALASLVIYDELGRTVGTVFERELAAGTHSVQFNSPAHMSSGIYFAVFRAGEFQQVRKMLLMK; this is encoded by the coding sequence ATGAAAACTCTCATCGTACTCCTGTTGTCGGCGAGCTGCGCATGCGCACAGTTCAGGCAACTCTCCGGTTCGAGCGGCTCGGTCGCGGGAAGCGCAAGTTCTCCGGTGTTGTCCTCAACTGCGCTGGCCGGACAACCGGTGGTGGGCGACGCTTCCGGCGGTGCATTCGGCACGCGCGGAGGGATGATGTCCATTTTTGAAGAGACTGTCATTTCACTTGATGTTCCGGAAGAGGCGGTCTCACTCCCGACCGAGTTCGCGTTCGAACAAAACTACCCCAATCCGTTCAATCCCTCCACAACATTCAGATTCTCTCTTCCGCGAACGGCACTGGCGAGTCTGGTGATATATGACGAACTGGGCAGAACAGTCGGGACGGTGTTCGAGCGTGAACTTGCCGCAGGAACGCATTCCGTGCAGTTCAATTCGCCAGCGCACATGTCGAGCGGAATCTATTTTGCCGTATTTCGCGCGGGAGAATTTCAACAGGTGCGAAAGATGCTGCTGATGAAATAG
- a CDS encoding SpoIIE family protein phosphatase — translation METLSQAKAPPEKPSNWDAFARAAAGVAGLTLLIILTLLIIQEHSAIKAYRSSGVIQSEFQTVVAPSGDSLRVFNVVQEQDFPGGAMPLRGDTVILLGLDTARAEFWRQTFHRVLPPDTQFYIRVSGEQGVHDFVMQARPEASSSLLMLLLIDVLRFLIALGFIGVGLWAFFAQPNSVQVRVFAWFCFAMTSVMISGVRIMPTYYASIQIPYLDSIRNNLGIFAIGLSVFWLHLQLLFPRPLPFLQRHKRWLLPLIYLPWLIFVLAATATAVGLLDTAIAERLSALVVIPMGLSLLIGFVILSRRFARAEDRLEKRQLRLVFWGTATGLGGFVVLLIALNLFREYFASTMMQLGAIVACFSLLLMTPVTFAYAFGRYRLLEVQGKLRRGTRYILMSGAVFVVFLGLIYVTGEFALAKLGITGNMPTMALALLIALGIGPARKKLQAEVERRFYPERQQLRSRLETALERSSSVGDCKEFWRQITEDFRQGLSIQTVHPVLAGSNGHRFALHNEQETPFSHSSEFVGRLSRERRPILVDELVASGRAHISDEEMQWLSGNNVALVLPLMTQQRMTGFLALGFKTEEEDYAPEELSVLTMLAPQVAMASENLRLLEENVEKRRLEEQMQMARRIQEGFLPRELPHTIGLEVATHNRFSLEVAGDYFDILPLPDGETLIAIADVSGKGAGAALLMANLQASLRTAVEVGIPLPRAIAQVNNLIHRNTPPEQYITFVAALFDPRTSKLTFVNAGHNPPQLIRGNGDVCELPPTGLILGALPNVSYEEQSIEFRSGDTLVLYTDGVSEAMNDSEEEYGETRIKELATRLRHEPAICIIEAIEKDVERFCGRIPMEDDSTMVIAKRL, via the coding sequence ATGGAAACGCTGTCTCAAGCGAAAGCACCTCCTGAAAAGCCGTCCAACTGGGACGCCTTCGCACGGGCCGCCGCCGGTGTGGCAGGGTTGACTCTGCTCATAATCCTGACCTTGTTAATCATTCAGGAACATTCGGCCATCAAAGCCTACCGAAGTTCGGGCGTGATTCAATCCGAATTCCAGACGGTCGTTGCACCGTCCGGCGACTCGCTTCGGGTGTTCAACGTGGTGCAGGAACAAGACTTCCCCGGCGGAGCCATGCCTCTCCGCGGCGACACGGTCATTCTGCTCGGCCTTGACACCGCCCGTGCGGAATTCTGGCGGCAGACTTTCCATCGCGTTCTTCCTCCCGATACCCAGTTCTATATCCGCGTGAGCGGCGAACAGGGTGTACATGATTTCGTCATGCAGGCGCGTCCCGAGGCTTCGTCAAGTCTCTTGATGCTGTTGTTGATTGACGTCTTGCGCTTTCTCATCGCGCTCGGCTTCATCGGTGTCGGCCTCTGGGCCTTCTTCGCGCAGCCGAACTCCGTACAGGTTCGTGTCTTTGCATGGTTCTGTTTCGCCATGACCTCCGTTATGATTTCCGGGGTCAGAATCATGCCCACGTATTACGCGTCCATTCAGATTCCCTATCTGGATTCGATTCGGAATAACCTCGGCATCTTTGCCATCGGACTAAGTGTCTTCTGGCTGCATCTCCAGCTTCTCTTTCCCCGTCCGCTTCCATTCCTGCAGCGGCATAAGCGCTGGCTTTTGCCGCTTATCTATCTCCCGTGGCTGATTTTTGTCCTTGCGGCCACTGCCACTGCCGTCGGACTGCTGGACACGGCGATTGCCGAGCGGCTTTCTGCTCTTGTTGTGATACCAATGGGGCTGTCCCTGCTCATCGGTTTTGTCATTCTGAGCCGGCGCTTCGCTCGCGCGGAAGACCGGCTCGAAAAACGTCAGCTCCGTCTTGTCTTCTGGGGAACGGCAACGGGATTGGGCGGTTTCGTCGTCCTGCTCATCGCCCTGAATCTCTTCCGCGAGTACTTCGCCAGTACCATGATGCAGCTCGGTGCGATAGTTGCCTGTTTCTCTTTGCTGCTCATGACTCCGGTGACGTTCGCCTATGCCTTTGGCCGCTACCGGCTGCTCGAAGTGCAAGGCAAATTGCGTCGCGGCACGCGCTATATTCTCATGAGCGGCGCGGTGTTTGTCGTCTTTCTTGGTCTGATCTATGTCACGGGTGAGTTCGCGCTCGCTAAACTCGGCATCACGGGCAACATGCCCACCATGGCACTCGCCCTGCTGATTGCGTTGGGAATCGGTCCGGCACGCAAGAAGTTGCAGGCCGAAGTCGAGCGCAGATTCTATCCTGAACGGCAGCAGTTGCGCTCGCGACTTGAAACCGCTCTCGAGCGCTCTTCGTCCGTGGGTGACTGCAAGGAATTCTGGCGGCAAATCACCGAAGATTTCCGGCAGGGGCTGAGTATTCAAACCGTTCACCCTGTGCTTGCAGGGAGCAACGGTCACCGCTTCGCCCTGCACAATGAGCAGGAGACTCCCTTCTCTCACTCCAGCGAATTCGTCGGTCGCTTAAGCCGTGAACGCCGCCCGATTCTCGTGGACGAGTTGGTTGCCAGCGGTCGTGCACATATCTCCGATGAAGAGATGCAATGGCTCTCGGGAAACAACGTCGCTCTTGTGCTTCCCTTGATGACTCAGCAGCGCATGACCGGATTTCTTGCACTGGGCTTCAAAACAGAAGAGGAAGACTACGCACCTGAAGAGCTGAGCGTCCTGACCATGCTCGCTCCGCAGGTCGCCATGGCAAGCGAGAATCTCCGCTTGCTTGAGGAGAACGTGGAAAAACGGCGGCTCGAAGAACAAATGCAAATGGCACGGCGCATTCAGGAGGGTTTTCTCCCGCGTGAGTTGCCGCACACGATAGGACTCGAAGTGGCCACCCACAACCGTTTTTCATTGGAAGTCGCGGGCGATTACTTTGATATCCTTCCGCTTCCCGACGGTGAAACGCTCATTGCTATCGCCGACGTCTCCGGCAAGGGTGCGGGCGCCGCGCTGCTGATGGCCAATTTGCAGGCCTCCTTACGCACGGCCGTCGAAGTCGGCATTCCGCTTCCCCGCGCCATCGCACAGGTGAACAACCTGATTCACCGCAACACGCCGCCCGAGCAATACATCACCTTTGTGGCCGCACTTTTTGACCCGCGCACGTCGAAACTGACTTTCGTAAATGCCGGTCACAATCCGCCGCAGCTGATTCGCGGCAACGGTGACGTCTGTGAATTGCCTCCGACCGGATTGATTCTTGGCGCACTTCCGAATGTCAGCTACGAGGAACAGTCGATCGAATTTCGCTCAGGCGATACGCTGGTGCTCTATACTGACGGTGTCAGCGAAGCCATGAACGACAGCGAAGAAGAGTACGGGGAAACCCGCATCAAGGAGCTTGCAACCCGGCTGCGGCACGAGCCCGCCATCTGTATCATTGAGGCTATCGAGAAGGATGTTGAGCGCTTTTGCGGTCGCATTCCCATGGAGGACGATTCCACCATGGTCATCGCCAAACGCCTCTAA
- a CDS encoding T9SS type A sorting domain-containing protein, which produces MKKLISATVFTLTFAAVTQAVPLMSFSAVGQSRQVFVRWVLTSDEPVARFDVLRNGLVAYKIPVTLGDRTFEWVDNEVQNDREYSYSLIAVMNDGSRRDFGTVTATPAYDATVVQEYRLHQNFPNPFNPETTIEVDLAETGLAELTVFDVLGQIVATPLSGNYARGRYSVLFDGRDLPSGVYFYQLRAGGFVDQKKMVLLK; this is translated from the coding sequence ATGAAAAAGCTGATATCTGCCACTGTTTTTACGCTAACTTTTGCTGCCGTAACTCAAGCCGTTCCTCTGATGTCATTCTCGGCGGTTGGGCAGTCGAGGCAGGTCTTTGTGCGATGGGTACTTACATCGGACGAGCCCGTTGCCCGGTTTGATGTGCTGAGGAATGGACTGGTGGCCTACAAAATTCCGGTGACACTCGGCGACCGGACGTTCGAATGGGTGGACAATGAGGTTCAGAATGACCGGGAGTACAGTTACTCTTTAATTGCTGTGATGAACGATGGTTCCCGGCGCGACTTCGGTACGGTCACGGCTACTCCGGCGTATGACGCCACCGTGGTGCAGGAGTACAGATTGCACCAGAATTTCCCCAATCCGTTTAACCCGGAAACGACAATTGAAGTTGACCTTGCCGAAACCGGGTTGGCGGAATTGACCGTGTTTGATGTGCTGGGACAGATTGTGGCAACGCCTCTTAGCGGAAACTATGCGCGGGGACGTTACAGTGTGCTGTTTGACGGCCGTGACCTGCCGTCGGGTGTGTACTTCTATCAGCTGCGGGCAGGAGGTTTTGTTGATCAGAAGAAAATGGTGCTGTTGAAGTAA
- a CDS encoding T9SS type A sorting domain-containing protein — translation MKRFIVLLCLCVFAGAALARSPQEIKSEIQAKRAAIELGRTQNGDVSALKSELARLAAELRKFDARNGAPRLDDGGETCAGATTIASLPFHDSGVLSDEAEDDYGDDLIYCGCNGGDVVYTFTIGENGLPGGIYTISTCGSWFDTVIHLWRNCPDSEEASFVDCNDDAYNDDDDYVCGDDYGYSSCISLSLTVPGTYYIVLDGYCGDYGEYELSMHSGDGCGLISTDCSGLSENSYCETAASLIFDGDAAFASGCTSDGSFPFDLETLCEDDIEACGVWYHVTGTGNTMSATTCDELTNFDTKLFVFTGSCTDLTCVTSNDDGPYVYNEETGQWESFCTLYHLASYVEWCSVEGEDYYIFVSGYDGSTGCFGLTVEDSGEPCTPCEVTDYYFTLEQVPFCQCLTICEDQIQKIFVGPASEAQRPVAVWSNGCGTAGEFPQEGCEAQCSPAYPELYMDWVYLPDRQLWCLDLYSYDGGCYCFCVERVLPVELNSFTAVAGDGQVALEWSTASESNANRFELVRDGATIAQVSATNSATGGTYAWVDRALDNGTTYSYSLVLVDMDGSRSVLATQSATPVEGAGVVNEFALLQNYPNPFNPQTTISFTLPEMANVEVRVFNAVGQEVAVVTKGTFEAGLHSVTFDGSGLTSGIYFYSIKAGEFSAQKKMLLIK, via the coding sequence ATGAAGAGATTTATCGTGTTGTTGTGTTTGTGTGTCTTCGCGGGGGCGGCTTTGGCACGCAGTCCGCAAGAGATCAAGTCGGAGATTCAGGCGAAACGTGCGGCTATCGAGCTGGGACGCACGCAGAATGGGGACGTGAGCGCACTCAAAAGCGAGCTGGCCAGGCTGGCCGCTGAATTGCGCAAGTTTGACGCGCGGAACGGCGCACCGAGGCTTGATGACGGAGGGGAAACTTGCGCCGGCGCGACGACAATCGCATCACTGCCGTTTCATGATTCGGGAGTGCTGTCGGACGAAGCGGAAGATGATTACGGCGATGACCTCATCTACTGCGGCTGCAACGGAGGAGACGTCGTCTATACTTTCACGATCGGTGAGAACGGGTTGCCGGGAGGTATCTATACGATTTCGACGTGCGGCTCCTGGTTCGACACGGTGATACACCTGTGGCGCAACTGCCCGGACAGCGAGGAAGCATCCTTCGTGGATTGCAATGACGATGCTTATAATGATGACGATGACTATGTTTGCGGCGACGATTACGGATATTCGAGCTGCATCAGCCTGTCGCTTACCGTCCCGGGAACGTACTATATCGTTCTCGATGGATACTGCGGAGATTACGGTGAATACGAGTTGAGTATGCATTCGGGCGACGGCTGCGGCCTAATCTCGACCGATTGCAGCGGTCTGTCTGAGAATTCGTATTGTGAGACGGCAGCATCGCTGATCTTCGACGGCGACGCGGCATTCGCTTCCGGCTGCACCTCTGACGGCAGTTTCCCTTTTGATCTTGAGACATTGTGCGAAGACGATATCGAAGCCTGCGGTGTGTGGTATCACGTGACGGGAACAGGAAACACTATGTCCGCGACGACCTGCGATGAGCTCACGAATTTTGACACAAAGCTCTTTGTATTCACCGGAAGCTGCACGGACCTTACGTGTGTGACCTCGAACGATGACGGTCCGTACGTCTATAACGAAGAAACAGGCCAGTGGGAATCCTTCTGCACTCTGTACCATCTTGCCTCGTATGTGGAGTGGTGCTCGGTTGAAGGCGAGGATTACTACATCTTTGTCAGCGGTTATGACGGGTCTACCGGATGCTTCGGGCTGACGGTTGAGGATTCCGGCGAACCCTGCACACCGTGCGAAGTAACGGATTACTACTTCACACTCGAACAGGTTCCCTTCTGTCAGTGTCTCACGATATGCGAAGATCAGATTCAGAAGATTTTTGTGGGACCGGCCAGCGAAGCACAGCGCCCGGTGGCTGTTTGGTCAAACGGTTGCGGCACTGCAGGTGAGTTTCCGCAGGAAGGCTGCGAAGCGCAGTGCTCACCAGCCTATCCGGAACTCTATATGGATTGGGTTTATCTGCCGGACCGTCAGCTCTGGTGTCTTGATCTTTACTCCTATGACGGCGGCTGCTACTGTTTCTGCGTCGAACGGGTGTTGCCGGTCGAGCTGAACAGCTTCACAGCAGTTGCCGGAGACGGACAGGTAGCATTGGAATGGAGCACGGCCTCAGAGTCCAATGCAAACCGCTTCGAGTTAGTCCGCGATGGCGCGACGATTGCCCAAGTCAGTGCGACAAATAGCGCGACTGGTGGAACTTACGCATGGGTCGATCGGGCGCTGGACAACGGCACCACGTACAGCTATTCGTTGGTATTGGTGGACATGGACGGTTCGCGGTCAGTGCTGGCAACCCAGTCCGCCACTCCGGTGGAAGGGGCAGGCGTTGTGAATGAGTTCGCACTGTTGCAGAATTACCCGAACCCGTTCAATCCACAAACGACGATTTCGTTTACTTTGCCGGAAATGGCCAATGTTGAGGTAAGAGTATTCAATGCAGTCGGCCAGGAAGTTGCAGTGGTTACGAAGGGCACGTTTGAGGCCGGATTGCATTCGGTGACGTTTGACGGAAGCGGCTTGACATCGGGTATCTATTTCTACTCGATAAAGGCCGGCGAATTCTCGGCTCAGAAGAAGATGCTGCTTATCAAATAG